A window of Micromonospora eburnea genomic DNA:
GTGAACTGAGCGTGCTCATACCGCGTGGCGGCGAGCAGCAACAGCCATTCGTCGCAGCCCTGCCACGGGTAGAGGTCGGCGGCACCGCCGCGTACGACCCTATGCCCGTCGCCAGTGCGTGGACGGGCATCCGCCGGGGCACCCACAAACCCGGGAATCCACACGTCGGCGCAGATCTCGGCCGCCGAGCCCATCGCGGCCAGCCCGAACGCGTTCTCAGCGGCGGCCGTCCGCCGCTCATCGCCGAAGTCGTCGAGCAGTTGGTCCTCGCCGGGTTTCTCGTCGCCCCGGAAGGTCAAGGTGGTGGCGCCGGCTCGGGCGGCGTACTCCCACTCGGCCTCGCTGGGCAGCCGGAACGGCAGCGCCTTGAGCAGGTCGTCCAGGTCATCCTCGAGCCGGGCCGTGCCGGAGTCCGCGTCGGCGTAGTCGTCCTCGTACTCGGGCAACCAGTGCCGGACCTGTGCGACCGTCAACGGGTGCCGGGCTATCAGGAATGGTTCGACCCGCACCTCGCGTACCGGCTGGGCATCTCCAGCACCGGCGAAGAACGGCTCAAGAGTGTCCTCGGCTCCCCCACTGCGCTCGATCGCGCGTACCGCCGCCAATTCCGCCTCGGACATACCCATGCGGAAGGTCCCGCCCGGCACCTCCCGAAAGACCACGCCGGATGGGATATGCCGCCCGGCCACGATCTTCTTGGTCCACACGACACCGAACGCTAATGCAGTGTCCATTAACGTTCGCCAGGTTGGGGGCTGCTCCCGGGATTGTCGTGCGGGTGGTGCTTGGGATCAACGGGTGGCGTCGCCGCCGTCGGGATGTTCCGCTGGCTGGTCATCAGAAGTTGTGTCGGGAGTTGTCGGGGGCGAGGCCGGGCACGTTCGGTGAACTGGACTCGGTGGGTGCCCCGGTCGGTGTTGAGGTGGTTCTCCGATGCGTGGTTCGCGGCGGCGAAGCGCCGCCGCGATGGCGACCCGTCGGCGCGGTTTCCGCGCCGCCGCCGTACGCTGATGCCGGTCGTGTCCTGGGCAGTAGAGCAGCGCATCGGTGTGCTGCATGTGGGCGACCCCCGAGGGGTGGTCGACATCGATGCGGGGCGGCGGCACAACCTGCGGCTACGGCAGTGGCAGACCGGTCGCCTGTTGCAGCCTCACCGACGGGGCTGTCCTCGCCGGTGTCACCGTCCACCTCGTCGATCAACGGGACACCTCCTCCACCTGCTCGCCCACACAGCGAGGATCCACCAACCACACCGGAAACCCGGTGAACGCCAGTGGAAACCGCACTAGCGTCACGGACCTCGTGATATCGCCTGATTTTGCCGAGGCCCTGGTTTCACGGCGCGTTATTTCGCCATGACCAGGTGTGGTCAACTCGGCAACGTCCGGATGCAAGCAGCCGCGATTCGGTTACCTTCCGTGGCGAGGGCTTCGCGGCACGAGAGTGCCCGGCGCCAGCCCCTCGACGCAGCGAAGCGAAGCACGGATGCCGGCAACGTCGCGCGGGGGAGAGAACTCAGCGGGCGGGCACCGGCTCGGCCGACGGCCGCCACTCCCGCCTGATCAGCCCGTAGACCCACGAGTCGGAGACCTCGCCGTTCACGACGCAGTCTTCCCGTAACGTCCCTTCCCGCACGAACCCGAGCTTTTCCAGCACGCGGGCGGATGCCACGTTGCGTGTATCAGCCTCAGCCTGGACGCGATTCAGGTCCAGCGTGTCGAATGCCCACCTCAGCAGGGCACGCGCGGCCTCCGTCGCGTAGCCGTGGCCCCACGCCGCATCGTCGAAGCAGTAGCCCAGCGATGCGCTGCGGTAGTCCGGATTCCATCGGGTCAGGCTGCACCAGCCGATGAACGCCCCGTCGGAGACACGATCCACGGCCAGCCGCGCCCCGGTGCCATCCTCCGCCATCTGCCGGCAATCCGTGATGAACCGCTCGGCGCGCTCGCGTTCGCTCCACGGTGGCGCGTCCC
This region includes:
- a CDS encoding formylglycine-generating enzyme family protein, coding for MDTALAFGVVWTKKIVAGRHIPSGVVFREVPGGTFRMGMSEAELAAVRAIERSGGAEDTLEPFFAGAGDAQPVREVRVEPFLIARHPLTVAQVRHWLPEYEDDYADADSGTARLEDDLDDLLKALPFRLPSEAEWEYAARAGATTLTFRGDEKPGEDQLLDDFGDERRTAAAENAFGLAAMGSAAEICADVWIPGFVGAPADARPRTGDGHRVVRGGAADLYPWQGCDEWLLLLAATRYEHAQFTAVRPVAPLPPRK
- a CDS encoding GNAT family N-acetyltransferase — translated: MTRTSLPTPTLHTPRLRLRPFDDADANDLFALHSSAYVLRYWDAPPWSERERAERFITDCRQMAEDGTGARLAVDRVSDGAFIGWCSLTRWNPDYRSASLGYCFDDAAWGHGYATEAARALLRWAFDTLDLNRVQAEADTRNVASARVLEKLGFVREGTLREDCVVNGEVSDSWVYGLIRREWRPSAEPVPAR